In Falco peregrinus isolate bFalPer1 chromosome 9, bFalPer1.pri, whole genome shotgun sequence, the genomic stretch TCTTCACTAGCAGCTGTTTAACTTGACAAATGTGCAgctgatgtatttttctgtgagGAAACTTGGGTAACtctttcaacatttttattcttcaacTAACAAGCTTTATTTGCAttgcttgcctttttcttccttctgtctaGTTCCTGTGTGAATGGAGGCTGTATATATGTTCATGGGCAACCACTTAAGGTCTTAGTTTTATTTCATCTGAACCCAAGACATTCCTCCCAGTGGTCTCCAATAACATCTAAATGGAATGAGGACAACTTTGTACAACATGCAGTTTCTATTGGGCACAACACCAGACCTCAAAGGCTCCAGAGGTTAGAGGAACCctaaaaacacatgaaaattcATCTTAACTGATTTTAGGCATCTTAAAGTTATTAAGTCAAGTAAGTTAGTTGGGTTCTTTTAGCTATCGTTGGCAAAAAATAGGCACTTCCAAAGGACAACTCATCCCATCGTAAAATAAGTTTCTAAGGAAACCTGTGCGTACTGCTTTCTGCAGGTCCCTTCCTCCCTACAGGGGCTATAAAATAAGCACAGACAGCTAGGTTAGGCTCGTATAGCTCAGTTCTATACAGCTGAAATGACACAAAATGGATCCTACCCTTTCCTATCTCCATGCCCTGTCCCTCAGCACTTGCCCAGAACACAGCTTGAAGCTATGGGTTCACCCCTGAGGCAAGACCCTAAATACTGAGCAAAACAACCACATGGAAGGAAAGAACACTGCAGCAGAACTGATTCTTATTTTTCCCACTTCAAAAAACTGagaagcaatgtaaaaactcCACAGAGGCTTCCAGGAGCCAGGGATGGGTGTGTTTGGACCTTCTGAGACTCTGGATAGAGgctaaagcaggggtcctcaaactacggcccgcaggccggatacagccccccagggtcctctGTCgggcccccagtatttacagaaacccccgccgggggttgggggggggaaaccaagcagccgcagatgactgcctgccacttcatccacgtgccggccccctggttaaaaagtttgaagaCCCCTGGGATAAACCATGATGTAGGACAGGGATGTATGGATGCTCTGCTGTGGGGGGAGTGACTTGGGAAAGCCCATCCAGGACAACAGGGGAAAATTACTGCATTTGGATTGTTGTTCGTATCTCTGCTCTTTCATTTGATATTCTTAGTATGGGGTTCGTCACTCAAACAATTAAAAGTTACTTGTCTAAGCTTAACTTCTAGACTGCTCCAGTAATACACGTAGAGAAATAATTACTCAAGTTCTAGAAAGTATTCAGAGTGCAAACAACTATGTACAGGCTACTGTGAACATTGCTTATCTGAGGAGGACACTGCTTCCCTTCTGATCCAGTAGTGCTGTCAGGGACCAGTTATGTGTCTAGCACTGATCAGCCATCTCAGCTGACTACAGACTGtaaatcagtaaaaataaatctcagtgGTCCAAGGCGGAAGACAGCCAGTGACGTAAACTACCTTTAGATTGAATGAGAAGAATGCAGACTGGAATTCAGCTTGCATGGGTTGGTATAGTTTCATGAGGGCCAgcaaaaacctgaaataatgATTTACCCTCCTTTCATGTCAGCTCTTTCTAGCTCTCATATGAAGGCTGAACATTTCATGAGGCCAGTAATGTCCTGCAACCTGTTGCTTTGTGTGACCCCGTGACTCAGAGGACCTGTGGccagaaagaaaatgccatctgtataaaaacaatacaaaaagaaaGTGCCAACTTATTGTCAAGTAAGTTATAACATTATGTTCTGgatggtttttttcattgttatttttctcccctaATGAGCTCTGTATTAATgaaccaaaaccagcagcaggctgcaacCATTGCATCACTCAGTGGGATGCCGCTGGGACACATAATGGCACTTAAAGTTGATTGTGAAGACCTTGCCATTCCCCTTGACTGTGCAAACCATCTCACCTGTGGGGAATGGCAGGCGGGGAGGGGCAGTGTGCTGACAGCTTGATCTGGTAGTCAGAGCTTCTCTAAATGCCATTTTGTGTCCAGCTTTGTAGCAGCATTTGCtcctgaggaaaagaaagcataatttttaaCGTTAGTTTCCAAGGTAGGAAACCTGTGCATAACCTGAAATATTATAAAATCTAACAGACTGTTAATTGTGTCCCTGTTTTATTCTCTATCCTTGCTCTATACTTTAAACCTTGGGCACAGAATGAGCATCATTGCAGTCTTATGCTCATACACACAACAGTCAAAAATTACTTAATGAATTTTCACGTAAGGAATGCTAAAagcctaccaaaaaaaaaaaaaaattgttcatagAGAGGAAAATTGTTTTGACCTGAGCTGGTTTCTTCttattattttggaaagaaaataggaGAACAAATACTTGTGAATGTCCATGTGGCTTCTTTTCCTAACTTGTGGAGACTTTTGGACTCTTGCTCCTGAAAGCTTGTACTGGAGTGGCAATGACATTCAGGTCAGTACTTCACACGAGAGGTCTGTGCCCTCAGCTGGGGCAGATCTGCGATAGCTGCAGTTCAGCCGTTCTCTGTGGTTACAGCAGAGGCAGGGTTGGTTTAAGACTTAAACATGTGTTAAAAGTCTTAAACGTCTTTAAGTCTTAATCTCAAACCACCAAAATCCACAGAAGTTCTAATATTGGCTTGCTGAGCACTGAAATGTGGGGTTACAGCAAAAGAAGAATCATTTAACAGCATCAACTTGCCACACAGACCGTAGTGCTGGTCACTACCGATAGTCTGACTGACTTGTCTAGAATTTCCTGTAGCACAGAGAATTATTAGGAATCGAGCAGCTGGGCTCTGCAAGTGCTGCCAAGCAGCTGAAGCACTGTAACTGGAAGTGCACTCTTAGTTAATCTCAGTACAATGCAAACAGCAGGAGCTTAAAAGATATTTCAATCATTCAGTTGCTTCAGTGAAAAGCTCCACCTTGCAAGCTCAGGCATTTAATACACCTGCAATTAACAGTTCTCATTTTCTACAGACCTTTGAGCAGAAGTGTCAAACCAAGACCACAATCTGAAAAGAAGAGGCATTTTTCTTGAAGTCAATGTTTCAAGAGAACTGAAAAGGTAATTGTGAGGCTATAGTGTTCTTGCCTTTGTTTCAGCCACAGACGCGCTGCTGTTTAACGTACCTATAAAGTCTGTTGGTCTCATTTGTCTGACTAAGTATTATCCCCTACAGAGACAGACTTCTCCAGGTTATCTAATCATTGCATGCTCTTTATAAGCAGTGATGAGAAACCGGCACCTCTAAGAGGCGATTCATTTCACCCCGAAGTAAGTAGACATTTTAAGTCGCTTACGTGAATTCTGCCTTAAAGTGCCTGCTTCCTTTCAATGTGGCTGTAAACGAAACCTGGAATGGCTACTTCAGACGCAGCTGTCCCCCTAGGAAGTAGGTGATGTTAGGCAGGATGGGTTCTGTCCTCAGTATCAGCtcctgtttctttcagtttataCGAACTCCTTTCATCATGTTGGAAAACCACAAGTGTGATTTTGCCAGGCCAGACGTATAGGCTTTCCTCCTGCCCTTAGCACAGACAGGTTCAGGGACACAGGGCAAGGTCTGTGACTACACTGCCCCGTCTTCTCCTTTGAATTGTTACGTTTGGAATCAGCAAATAAACTTTAATGAAATTATCATCTGCTTTTTAACATAAACTGCTTTTCtacttggattttattttattttttaaatttggggGTATCTTTCTGTGAAGACTTCTCAGAACTGCACTGACCAACTTAGACAtcattttcagaagctgagAGCAATTTATTACTCCactatttaaagaacaaaagagCAGATAACCGGAATCATCCTGTCATTCCTCCTAGGCACAACGGACACAGATAAGCATTTGAGAGAATTTAACAGTAGAACTAAGCAGGAAATACTAAGAAATACCAGAATGAATAACaagtttctcctctttcctggaACAATCTCAGCAGAGGAACAGAAGTAATCCTTCTTTGAGACTCTCCTTACAGAAGCATTAAGTGGACAGATAACAGCAAGCTTCTCAAGAGAATCGAGTCAAGTATCCAGTTCTGGCACGCTAACAGCTAGGTTTCCATTAAAATAAGGCAGCATCAAATTTTCTTCTACTGCATTCCTGCCTGACATTTGTTCCTAGCATTGTTATGGCTTATTCTTCTATCCAGAGTTGTAACTGACTTgtgttctttgatttttctccctcctAAAAATTCAGGTTCATTAAGGAAATGGTTAGAGGAAACAAGACAACTGTTGATGAGTTCATTCTCTTGGGAATCACAGATACTTGGGAGCTGCAGGTCATTCTCTTTGTGTTGCTCCTTCTTATCTGTGTCACCTCATTGGTGGGGAATCTCGGCATGATTGCATTAATCAGGTTTGACTCACGACTCCACACCCCCATGTACTACTTCCTCTGCCACCTCTCTCTGGTAGACCTAGGTAATTCCTCAGCGGTTTCTCCCAAAATGCTAGTGAGCTTCTTTGATGAAAGGAAAGCCATCTCTCTGGCAGGGTGTGCAGCCCAGATGTACTTCTGTGGAGTCTGCATGATCACCGAGTGTTACCTGCTGGCTGCGATGGCCTATGACCGGTACATGGCCATCTGTAACCCTCTGCTCTACGTGGCCGCCATGTCTCAAAAGGTTTGTGTCCAACTGGCTGTGGGATCCTATGTAGTAGCTGCTGTGAATGAAATAGTGCTTGTCAGCTCAGTGTTCAGTTTACACTTCTGTGGCCCTAATGTCATCAATCACTTCTTCTGTGACATTCCTCCGCTCCTGAAACTTTCCTGCTCCAGCACTACAGTCAACGAACATATGCTTTTCACCATTGGTACTTTGGTTGCGCTCAGCACTTTAGTATTCATTGTTGTCTCTTACGGTTATATCCTTACTGCTGTCCTGAGGATCCGCTCGTCAGAGGGCAGGCACAAAGCTATCTCCACCTGTGCCCCACAGTTGACATCAGTCTCAGTTTTTTACGGGACTATGATATTCATGTACCTCCGTCCCAGTTCTAGCTACTCCCTGGACCAGGACAAAGTGGTATCTGTTGTGTACACCATGGTGATCCCCATGctgaaccccctcatctacagccTGCGGAACATGGAGGTGAAGGATGCTCTCAAGAAACTCCTCGGAAAAGTTCTTGTTTCCTTTAGAAGTCAAACTGGTAAAGAGGTGTCACACTACACAAAATAAACTTGGACATTCTTGAATTTCAGTCTCCGTTTGGCTGCTGACCATTTAAACTAAAAGCAACAAGAAGACAGCAATCATGAGGACCCTGATGATGCTTGTGCATGTCATTGCTACAGGACATAGCCAGccactgcttgctttctcctctgTCAGGGAGTAGCTATACTGTCTGATTTTACCCTTAAACCCACTAATTATACTCAAAGCCTCACATGGACTCCTTTCCCACATGCCACCCTCTAAAGCCTTGGTGTTTTGTGTCACTCCATAAGAGGCTGTATTTTTCAGCCTGAGAAGCATCCCTCACGTTCTTCTGGCAGATCTTCAAGAGGGAACGATGAGGCAATGAGGAGATCCAGGTCCCCACAGATGTTTGCTAAGAATAAATCTGGGCTAGTGTGTTTGAAAGCAGGAACATTTCCAATTGGCAGTGTAGACTGAGTTTGCAGAAGCCAAGTTTAACATTACTAATGAGCAATGCTGTTTTAAGATCAAATAAATGAATGCTACATATGTCCATTCCTCGGATGATGTTCAGCAGTCAGACACAGCTTGATGCAATCAATTCTATGTGACATCTTTATAGGACCCTTTGCTGATATAGAAAAcccatctatttttaaaagacaaacaacaaaatttGCAAGTCCCAGCTCTGGATTTAAATAGAATATGTCATCTAAGATGACAGAGCACCACTAACAAATATTTATCCATTGGTAGAACCAAAACCAGGCCGTAACACATCAACTGAAGCCCTTaggaacaggagagaaaaggggAGCTTTTGTCTAAGAATTCCTGTGGGGAAGCTCTTCCTATGTGCCAGACTTAGGAAAAGTTACTTTTGGAGATATATATTTCACTCCTTTGATAATAGTAAATGTGAATTGCCCGTTTCCCTGTTAAATACACAAAACTAGGGACATGAATCCTAGCCATGCAGAAACAAAGCAGTGCAAAGACACCTGTGACATGAAGTTCATCTTAGAAAAGGTACGTGGGAGGGTGATTAGTCCCTTGCCTGACTTCAAACTCACTGAACAGACCAGGAAAAACTACTAGACATGACATGAGAACCCACTGGACATAAACAACAGTGAGGGCTTGTTGAATGAACAGGACCAGGTCGGACAGCCAGATTTCACCAGTGGTTGGGAGGGcaccagaggtgctggaggtggGCAGGCTTCACATGGGGTTGAAGGGGAAGCACTGGGCACCCTCTGTGGAACAGACCCTCACTAGGCCAGCGGTGCCTAGGAACCACACCAGCAACACCACGGGTCTAGTTTACCTGGGAATCAAGAATAGCAAAGTTGGAGTGAACGTGGGGAAGTGATCAGGGTGGGTCATTTATTCGGGAGGAGGCAATGGTGGAGAAACAGGTGTCACGGCTGATGAGGGAAGAGCATGAAGCGGACAATGAGAAAAGGAAGGTTCTGGAAGGGCCTGGTGGCCTCTGAGCAGGCTGCTGGCCAGTTTGTTTGTCTGTGCTTGACCACCACAGCTGATCCCATCCTCTTACTAAATCATATTCACAGTGATGAGCTATGTATTTATGACTACTTCTGCCAGCAACCGGGTTTTAGAGCTTAGAAATTCTTTTGGGGAAGAGATGCAACTACCTACCAGGTATAAGCAACACAATTATTTCACCATACGTCAGCTGAGccaaactgaacaaaaatctACTCACATGGCCATGCAGAGACAGCAGCAAATGCACACACCTAGTGGAATGAGAGCTCCTAGCCACGTTTACTGTCTGTGATGGGTtgcaaacagaggaaaaatagcTTCAAGGAGAGATGGAGCAGAACATCCGAGTCTAGCCCCCAAACCATGAAGCtttgtgaagaaaatggaatttaataTTGAAGATATTATATTTCATACCTGGGTTAGACAGACTGAGTACTGTTTACTTTCTGAGTCCAAGGAAGTTTAGAAGTAGAGGCACATTCCTGCAATGTGTCCGCATGGCTACTGTCCTGGAGCTGCAAGGGCCAGCTGGTCCCTAAGGGACAGGGAGGAAGAAACCAAGGGGGACACCAGGGCAGGCAGTGCCTCACGCTTGGGGCACAGACCTACAGGGGCTGAACACGGCAGGCAGAGCCAAAGGCTGGCAACAGGGTCCTTTAACAGCCCCAGCAAGCAAGGAGCAAGGTGCAGGGTACAACCACAGCCTACCACCAGGAGCAAAAGGACGGGCCAGGAATGGGGCTGGAAACAAAGCTGCACTCTTGATCCAGGATCCATCCAGGAGGCAAAGATACAGCTGCAGCCAGACACCTACAGCATAGCTGAGAAAGTGTAGAGGGCCCAAGGCTGAGCTTAAATGGGGCTCCTGGGTGGAGTGGTCCAGATGAGACTCGTCAGGGCCATTAAGGTCTATTAATGTCCTCAGGGCCCTGGCAGCTTCTGGGTGGAGtctacagaattaaaaaaaaaaaatacagaggaaagggaagagtgaATGGCACTGAAACACtgcatgttattttttctttgatccCTGAAGTCTTGACAATTTTAAAGCCAGAACTATAGCCCAACCCAAATTTCACAGTGGGATAGt encodes the following:
- the LOC101912348 gene encoding olfactory receptor 1019-like → MVRGNKTTVDEFILLGITDTWELQVILFVLLLLICVTSLVGNLGMIALIRFDSRLHTPMYYFLCHLSLVDLGNSSAVSPKMLVSFFDERKAISLAGCAAQMYFCGVCMITECYLLAAMAYDRYMAICNPLLYVAAMSQKVCVQLAVGSYVVAAVNEIVLVSSVFSLHFCGPNVINHFFCDIPPLLKLSCSSTTVNEHMLFTIGTLVALSTLVFIVVSYGYILTAVLRIRSSEGRHKAISTCAPQLTSVSVFYGTMIFMYLRPSSSYSLDQDKVVSVVYTMVIPMLNPLIYSLRNMEVKDALKKLLGKVLVSFRSQTGKEVSHYTK